One stretch of Patagioenas fasciata isolate bPatFas1 chromosome 9, bPatFas1.hap1, whole genome shotgun sequence DNA includes these proteins:
- the LOC139828670 gene encoding olfactory receptor 14J1-like, whose translation MSYDRYIAICKPLHYGTLLGSRACVHMAAAAWATGFLNALLHTANTFSLPLCEGNALGQFFCEIPQILKLSCSHSYLRELGLMAVSVWLGFGSFVFIVVSYVQIFRAVLRIPSERGRHKAFSTCLPHLAVVSLFVSTAMFAYLKPPSISSPSLDLVVSVLYSVVPPAVNPLVYSMRNQELKDALCKLVS comes from the coding sequence atgtcctacgaccgctacattgccatctgcaaacccctgcactacgggactctcctgggcagcagagcttgtgtccacatggcagcagctgcctgggccactgggtttctcaatgctctgctgcacacggccaatacgttttcactgcccctgtgcgagggcaatgccctgggccagttcttctgtgaaatcccccagatcctcaagctctcctgctcacactcctacctcagggaacttgggcttatggcggtcagtgtctggttaggatttgggagttttgtgttcattgtggtgtcctacgtgcagatcttcagggccgtgctgaggatcccctctgagcggggacggcacaaagccttttccacctgcctccctcacctggccgtggtctccctgtttgtcagcactgccatgtttgcctacctgaagcccccctccatctcctccccatccctggatctggtggtgtctgttctgtactcagtggtgcctccagcagtgaacccccttgtctacagcatgaggaaccaggagctcaaggatgccttgtGCAAACTCGTATCCTAG